The sequence below is a genomic window from Candidatus Poribacteria bacterium.
CTGTATGTTCACGGAAAATGCGCTTACCTGCAAATCCTGATTCTGACAAACACCGAGTTAAAAATTGATTTGCATCTAAAAAACGGGTTTGGTAAACTGTATGGTATGTTTAACTCTTTTTTCTTCGGTGGTAAAAGTCGAGGGCCCTTTCGATTTTTGCGCCTCCTACTCCATTTCCCAAATTTCATCAGGTTAACCTGGCGGTTGTTTGGTGATGCGCGTGTGCCTATCTACCGCAAGGCAATTCTCATCCTTGCCGAGTTGCTGGCGGTTGCCTTTGCTGTGGCATACTTGGTGAATCCGCTCGATTTCGATTTCATACCTGTCTTTGGGCGTGTTGACGATCTGGTCGTTGGTGCTTTTGTAATTCTTGTGCCGGGGGCATGGTTATTTATTCGGATGTGCCCTGATGAGGTTGTCCAAGATCATGTGGAGCGTATTTCGCGCGGTGAGTAACAAATACCGTCTTAACAAAAATATTTTTCTGGGACACACCCCATTTTTTTCAAACTTTTTTGGAACTTTATTTTCTAATAGGTGTGTCTTTAGAACGAAAATACAAACTTAAAAAAGGTTTTGGTCACCTGTCAGAATCAGAACCGACACCAAGTTACACAGGAGGTTACATCAT
It includes:
- a CDS encoding DUF1232 domain-containing protein, with protein sequence MFNSFFFGGKSRGPFRFLRLLLHFPNFIRLTWRLFGDARVPIYRKAILILAELLAVAFAVAYLVNPLDFDFIPVFGRVDDLVVGAFVILVPGAWLFIRMCPDEVVQDHVERISRGE